In Sphaerospermopsis torques-reginae ITEP-024, the genomic window TATATATCCAGGGCAATGTGTGGGGGAACAAGATGATCGACAGAGCCACCAAACTTTGCAATCTCTTTTACCACACTACTACTTAAAAAACTATACTCGTTTGAGGTGGCCAGAAAAACTGTTTCCATCTGAGTGGAAAGTGTTTTATTAGTGTGAGCCATTTGTAGCTCAATCTCAAAATCGGAAACTGCTCGTAAACCACGTAACAAAACTTGTGCTTGTCGCATTTGGGCATAGTTAACGGTAAGTCCATCAAAACTGTCTACCTCCACATTCGGTAAATGTTTTGTAGCCTGACGAATTTGTTCTAACCGTTGTTGCACCGGAAAAAGTGGTATTTTGTTAGGATTTCGCAATACAGCCACTATTACCCCATCAAACAGGCGACTACCGCGCTGAATGATATCAAGGTGTCCCAATGTAATAGGGTCAAAACTCCCCGGATAGATAGCAATCATTTATATAAATTAAACAGCTTTAGGTAATTATAGCGACATACAGGAGGCAGGGGGCAGGAGTTATTAATTTTGGATTTTGGATTTTGGATTTTGGATTGTGTTTGT contains:
- the coaD gene encoding pantetheine-phosphate adenylyltransferase, which gives rise to MIAIYPGSFDPITLGHLDIIQRGSRLFDGVIVAVLRNPNKIPLFPVQQRLEQIRQATKHLPNVEVDSFDGLTVNYAQMRQAQVLLRGLRAVSDFEIELQMAHTNKTLSTQMETVFLATSNEYSFLSSSVVKEIAKFGGSVDHLVPPHIALDIYQCYNQNSPNLNPTTTEKMSHLKKTPLDKEV